Proteins encoded in a region of the Antedon mediterranea chromosome 2, ecAntMedi1.1, whole genome shotgun sequence genome:
- the LOC140040884 gene encoding MYCBP-associated protein-like isoform X2 — MTSKLSFKASKKDRPRSTDKMRRGKRDGTPDKMVSPNNSQSQTEEDQSLQSKQVINGEDIQALAIDLSHLQKVRAPRPPSGDKAKTEVTRKVIVKKIKSKMELDALKTKTITVAKPAPPGVPLMVDDYSGCSGLRFDVNGQIIPHSILGTIDDFKYEAMIRGHMTSPHNLEPPDRPQTPKVKFEKPEKEVTPRDAFLNENNALRNWQMKMLERKKTQGYISKLLLKPADTLVMNQAKDYRETQEERYRLDRAIPAVQYGKGYRVGSEFWKQQERVGDELSGIHMTLTQTERGYPPPVEHIGHPDVIKQEIGVQLEGVRSSTPVNYPWKKSSYFKDWKNTLRDVDIDLDEFKPDLANLQVIGRNNSMLMAENEYRESLQESSLPEYIPENEENIDPLAGQPDIEQPFIGPSLQFNDFTARWGGDSHSMKGKLANSARVTFEAFAGVRNTSHLYLVNDGTTTIYYNWKKIPKINPFEGCATPKTQRFYFNTSSGVLLPGDSLKFPFVFKSPNSGIFTEKWHLETKPVVCNGADLEVVLRGVALKEDKNKKARNELEMELLHKQAVANIRMIVDEIIAGVRTPDRARSPVDAYITDEEVFERQNPGMHFSNDVINQLKEVYLEQFPEEEKEGVSWDLSVSNMKKELMALEDEDLREELLNKMNMAVSSLYFPPFTPAQSKMYTVGYNVLSEVMDKMVTHAMILRNMLGMPEKEETMPETDQILAANENLRGLGEKKKKKDNKEEDKKDGKKDNKKGKGKEKEDKERPKSKNKAKSRMAASPTPTREKKTTVIKAPPLPKDMNPVSCGDPVLDTKFRSKLYIQVYGLLGDMMENMVGMFEDIKMEEDQIIMNALS, encoded by the exons ATGACAAGCAAACTATCTTTCAAAGCATCAAAGAAGGATCGGCCACGTTCCACAG ATAAGATGAGGCGGGGCAAACGAGATGGCACACCAGACAAGATGGTGAGTCCCAACAACTCTCAATCACAGACGGAAGAGGATCAATCTCTGCAAAGCAAGCAAGTCATCAATGGTGAAGACATCCAAGCTCTTGCCATTGACCTTTCACACTTACAAAAG gtACGAGCACCTCGACCACCATCAGGTGATAAAGCCAAAACTGAGGTCACACGAAAGGTTATTGTGAAAAAGATAAAATCCAAGATGGAATTAGATGctctgaaaacaaaaacaataactgTAGCAAAGCCTGCACCGCCAGGTGTACCTCTAATGGTAGATGACTACTCAG GTTGCAGTGGGCTTCGATTTGATGTCAATGGTCAGATCATACCGCACAGCATTCTTGGAACTATAGACGACTTCAAATATGAAGCAATGATTCGAGGGCATATGACG tCGCCACATAATTTAGAACCACCAGACCGCCCTCAAACTCCTAAAGTTAAATTTGAAAAACCTGAGAAGGAGGTGACGCCAAGAGACGCTTTTCTGAACGAGAACAACGCCCTCAGAAATTGGCAGATGAAAATGTTGGAACGGAAAAAGACACAGGGATACATATCTA AACTGCTTTTGAAGCCAGCAGACACATTAGTGATGAACCAAGCCAAGGATTACCGTGAAACACAAGAGGAACGATACCGACTTGATAGAGCTATTCCTGCAGTACAATATGGCAAAGGAT ATCGAGTTGGAAGTGAATTCTGGAAACAACAGGAAAGAGTAGGAGATGAGCTCTCAGGAATACA TATGACCTTAACTCAGACAGAGCGTGGGTATCCACCACCAGTAGAGCATATTGGACATCCGGATGTTATCAAACAAGAGATAG GTGTTCAACTTGAAGGCGTTCGCTCATCTACACCCGTTAACTACCCATGGAAGAAATCAAGTTACTTTAAAGATTGGAAGAATACACTAAGGGATGTTGATATTGATCTTGATGAGTTCAAACCG GATTTGGCAAATTTACAAGTAATTGGTCGGAATAACTCTATGTTGATGGCAGAAAACGAATATCGAGAATCACTTCAAGAGAGCTCCCTTCCAGAATATATACCTGAAAATGAGGAAAATAT TGACCCATTGGCCGGACAACCAGATATTGAACAACCATTTATCGGACCATCTCTACAGTTCAACGATTTCACAGCACGCTGGGGTGGTGACAGCCATAGCATGAAGGGAAAGCTTGCTAACTCAGCGAGGGTGACGTTTGAAGCATTTGCAGGTGTTCGCAATACCTCACACCTGTATCTTGTAAATGATGGTACTACCACGATCTATTATAATTGGAag AAAATTCCAAAAATAAATCCATTTGAGGGTTGTGCAACGCCAAAAACACAGCGGTTCTACTTCAACACAAGTAGTGGCGTGCTTCTGCCCGGAGACAGCCTCAAGTTTCCATTTGTCTTCAAGTCACCAAACTCTGGCATCTTTACTGAGAAATGGCATCTGGAGACCAAACCTGTAGTCTGCAATGGTGCTGATCTGGAAGTGGTACTCCGAGGAGTTGCTCTAAAGGAGGATAAAAACAAGAAAGCTAGAAATGAACTTGAG atGGAGCTACTACACAAGCAAGCCGTGGCAAATATTCGCATGATTGTTGACGAAATTATAGCAGGTGTTCGCACCCCTGACAGAGCACGGTCTCCGGTGGATGCTTACATTACTGATGAAGAAGTGTTTGAAAGACAAAACCCAGGG ATGCATTTCTCAAATGATGTCATCAACCAGTTAAAAGAAGTATACCTGGAGCAGTTTCCTGAGGAAGAAAAAGAGGGAGTGAGTTGGGATCTTTCAGTGTCCAATATGAAGAAGGAATTAATGGCTTTAGAAGATGAAGATCTCAGAGAAGAACTACTAAATAAGATGAACATGGCTGTTTCTTCTTTGTACTTTCCTCCCTTTACTCCAGCACAATCAAAGATGTACACAGTAGG ATATAATGTGCTCAGTGAGGTAATGGATAAAATGGTGACACATGCAATGATCCTTAGGAATATGTTAGGCATGCCAGAGAAAGAAGAAACCATGCCAGAGACAGACCAGA TTCTTGCAGCAAACGAGAATCTACGTGGCTTAG gagaaaagaagaaaaagaaagacaaCAAAGAGGAGGACAAAAAAGATGGAAAGAAAGACAATAAAAAGGGAAAAGGGAAAGAAAAAGAG GATAAAGAGCGACCCAAAAGTAAGAACAAAGCGAAATCAAGAATGGCCGCAAGCCCCACTCCAACAAGAGAGAAGAAAACAACAGTCATAAAAGCACCACCGTTACCAAAAGACATGAACCCAGTCAGCTGTGGAGACCCAGTACTAGATACAAAGTTTAGGTCTAAGCTTTATATACAG GTGTATGGTCTTCTTGGTGACATGATGGAGAATATGGTGGGGATGTTTGAGGACATCAAAATGGAGGAAGATCAGATTATTATGAATGCATTGTCATAG
- the LOC140040884 gene encoding MYCBP-associated protein-like isoform X1, with protein sequence MTSKLSFKASKKDRPRSTDKMRRGKRDGTPDKMVSPNNSQSQTEEDQSLQSKQVINGEDIQALAIDLSHLQKVRAPRPPSGDKAKTEVTRKVIVKKIKSKMELDALKTKTITVAKPAPPGVPLMVDDYSGCSGLRFDVNGQIIPHSILGTIDDFKYEAMIRGHMTSPHNLEPPDRPQTPKVKFEKPEKEVTPRDAFLNENNALRNWQMKMLERKKTQGYISKLLLKPADTLVMNQAKDYRETQEERYRLDRAIPAVQYGKGYRVGSEFWKQQERVGDELSGIHMTLTQTERGYPPPVEHIGHPDVIKQEIGVQLEGVRSSTPVNYPWKKSSYFKDWKNTLRDVDIDLDEFKPDLANLQVIGRNNSMLMAENEYRESLQESSLPEYIPENEENIDPLAGQPDIEQPFIGPSLQFNDFTARWGGDSHSMKGKLANSARVTFEAFAGVRNTSHLYLVNDGTTTIYYNWKKIPKINPFEGCATPKTQRFYFNTSSGVLLPGDSLKFPFVFKSPNSGIFTEKWHLETKPVVCNGADLEVVLRGVALKEDKNKKARNELEMELLHKQAVANIRMIVDEIIAGVRTPDRARSPVDAYITDEEVFERQNPGMHFSNDVINQLKEVYLEQFPEEEKEGVSWDLSVSNMKKELMALEDEDLREELLNKMNMAVSSLYFPPFTPAQSKMYTVGYNVLSEVMDKMVTHAMILRNMLGMPEKEETMPETDQILAANENLRGLVKDKREKKKKKDNKEEDKKDGKKDNKKGKGKEKEDKERPKSKNKAKSRMAASPTPTREKKTTVIKAPPLPKDMNPVSCGDPVLDTKFRSKLYIQVYGLLGDMMENMVGMFEDIKMEEDQIIMNALS encoded by the exons ATGACAAGCAAACTATCTTTCAAAGCATCAAAGAAGGATCGGCCACGTTCCACAG ATAAGATGAGGCGGGGCAAACGAGATGGCACACCAGACAAGATGGTGAGTCCCAACAACTCTCAATCACAGACGGAAGAGGATCAATCTCTGCAAAGCAAGCAAGTCATCAATGGTGAAGACATCCAAGCTCTTGCCATTGACCTTTCACACTTACAAAAG gtACGAGCACCTCGACCACCATCAGGTGATAAAGCCAAAACTGAGGTCACACGAAAGGTTATTGTGAAAAAGATAAAATCCAAGATGGAATTAGATGctctgaaaacaaaaacaataactgTAGCAAAGCCTGCACCGCCAGGTGTACCTCTAATGGTAGATGACTACTCAG GTTGCAGTGGGCTTCGATTTGATGTCAATGGTCAGATCATACCGCACAGCATTCTTGGAACTATAGACGACTTCAAATATGAAGCAATGATTCGAGGGCATATGACG tCGCCACATAATTTAGAACCACCAGACCGCCCTCAAACTCCTAAAGTTAAATTTGAAAAACCTGAGAAGGAGGTGACGCCAAGAGACGCTTTTCTGAACGAGAACAACGCCCTCAGAAATTGGCAGATGAAAATGTTGGAACGGAAAAAGACACAGGGATACATATCTA AACTGCTTTTGAAGCCAGCAGACACATTAGTGATGAACCAAGCCAAGGATTACCGTGAAACACAAGAGGAACGATACCGACTTGATAGAGCTATTCCTGCAGTACAATATGGCAAAGGAT ATCGAGTTGGAAGTGAATTCTGGAAACAACAGGAAAGAGTAGGAGATGAGCTCTCAGGAATACA TATGACCTTAACTCAGACAGAGCGTGGGTATCCACCACCAGTAGAGCATATTGGACATCCGGATGTTATCAAACAAGAGATAG GTGTTCAACTTGAAGGCGTTCGCTCATCTACACCCGTTAACTACCCATGGAAGAAATCAAGTTACTTTAAAGATTGGAAGAATACACTAAGGGATGTTGATATTGATCTTGATGAGTTCAAACCG GATTTGGCAAATTTACAAGTAATTGGTCGGAATAACTCTATGTTGATGGCAGAAAACGAATATCGAGAATCACTTCAAGAGAGCTCCCTTCCAGAATATATACCTGAAAATGAGGAAAATAT TGACCCATTGGCCGGACAACCAGATATTGAACAACCATTTATCGGACCATCTCTACAGTTCAACGATTTCACAGCACGCTGGGGTGGTGACAGCCATAGCATGAAGGGAAAGCTTGCTAACTCAGCGAGGGTGACGTTTGAAGCATTTGCAGGTGTTCGCAATACCTCACACCTGTATCTTGTAAATGATGGTACTACCACGATCTATTATAATTGGAag AAAATTCCAAAAATAAATCCATTTGAGGGTTGTGCAACGCCAAAAACACAGCGGTTCTACTTCAACACAAGTAGTGGCGTGCTTCTGCCCGGAGACAGCCTCAAGTTTCCATTTGTCTTCAAGTCACCAAACTCTGGCATCTTTACTGAGAAATGGCATCTGGAGACCAAACCTGTAGTCTGCAATGGTGCTGATCTGGAAGTGGTACTCCGAGGAGTTGCTCTAAAGGAGGATAAAAACAAGAAAGCTAGAAATGAACTTGAG atGGAGCTACTACACAAGCAAGCCGTGGCAAATATTCGCATGATTGTTGACGAAATTATAGCAGGTGTTCGCACCCCTGACAGAGCACGGTCTCCGGTGGATGCTTACATTACTGATGAAGAAGTGTTTGAAAGACAAAACCCAGGG ATGCATTTCTCAAATGATGTCATCAACCAGTTAAAAGAAGTATACCTGGAGCAGTTTCCTGAGGAAGAAAAAGAGGGAGTGAGTTGGGATCTTTCAGTGTCCAATATGAAGAAGGAATTAATGGCTTTAGAAGATGAAGATCTCAGAGAAGAACTACTAAATAAGATGAACATGGCTGTTTCTTCTTTGTACTTTCCTCCCTTTACTCCAGCACAATCAAAGATGTACACAGTAGG ATATAATGTGCTCAGTGAGGTAATGGATAAAATGGTGACACATGCAATGATCCTTAGGAATATGTTAGGCATGCCAGAGAAAGAAGAAACCATGCCAGAGACAGACCAGA TTCTTGCAGCAAACGAGAATCTACGTGGCTTAG TGAAGGATAAGA gagaaaagaagaaaaagaaagacaaCAAAGAGGAGGACAAAAAAGATGGAAAGAAAGACAATAAAAAGGGAAAAGGGAAAGAAAAAGAG GATAAAGAGCGACCCAAAAGTAAGAACAAAGCGAAATCAAGAATGGCCGCAAGCCCCACTCCAACAAGAGAGAAGAAAACAACAGTCATAAAAGCACCACCGTTACCAAAAGACATGAACCCAGTCAGCTGTGGAGACCCAGTACTAGATACAAAGTTTAGGTCTAAGCTTTATATACAG GTGTATGGTCTTCTTGGTGACATGATGGAGAATATGGTGGGGATGTTTGAGGACATCAAAATGGAGGAAGATCAGATTATTATGAATGCATTGTCATAG
- the LOC140040884 gene encoding MYCBP-associated protein-like isoform X3, which yields MVDDYSGCSGLRFDVNGQIIPHSILGTIDDFKYEAMIRGHMTSPHNLEPPDRPQTPKVKFEKPEKEVTPRDAFLNENNALRNWQMKMLERKKTQGYISKLLLKPADTLVMNQAKDYRETQEERYRLDRAIPAVQYGKGYRVGSEFWKQQERVGDELSGIHMTLTQTERGYPPPVEHIGHPDVIKQEIGVQLEGVRSSTPVNYPWKKSSYFKDWKNTLRDVDIDLDEFKPDLANLQVIGRNNSMLMAENEYRESLQESSLPEYIPENEENIDPLAGQPDIEQPFIGPSLQFNDFTARWGGDSHSMKGKLANSARVTFEAFAGVRNTSHLYLVNDGTTTIYYNWKKIPKINPFEGCATPKTQRFYFNTSSGVLLPGDSLKFPFVFKSPNSGIFTEKWHLETKPVVCNGADLEVVLRGVALKEDKNKKARNELEMELLHKQAVANIRMIVDEIIAGVRTPDRARSPVDAYITDEEVFERQNPGMHFSNDVINQLKEVYLEQFPEEEKEGVSWDLSVSNMKKELMALEDEDLREELLNKMNMAVSSLYFPPFTPAQSKMYTVGYNVLSEVMDKMVTHAMILRNMLGMPEKEETMPETDQILAANENLRGLVKDKREKKKKKDNKEEDKKDGKKDNKKGKGKEKEDKERPKSKNKAKSRMAASPTPTREKKTTVIKAPPLPKDMNPVSCGDPVLDTKFRSKLYIQVYGLLGDMMENMVGMFEDIKMEEDQIIMNALS from the exons ATGGTAGATGACTACTCAG GTTGCAGTGGGCTTCGATTTGATGTCAATGGTCAGATCATACCGCACAGCATTCTTGGAACTATAGACGACTTCAAATATGAAGCAATGATTCGAGGGCATATGACG tCGCCACATAATTTAGAACCACCAGACCGCCCTCAAACTCCTAAAGTTAAATTTGAAAAACCTGAGAAGGAGGTGACGCCAAGAGACGCTTTTCTGAACGAGAACAACGCCCTCAGAAATTGGCAGATGAAAATGTTGGAACGGAAAAAGACACAGGGATACATATCTA AACTGCTTTTGAAGCCAGCAGACACATTAGTGATGAACCAAGCCAAGGATTACCGTGAAACACAAGAGGAACGATACCGACTTGATAGAGCTATTCCTGCAGTACAATATGGCAAAGGAT ATCGAGTTGGAAGTGAATTCTGGAAACAACAGGAAAGAGTAGGAGATGAGCTCTCAGGAATACA TATGACCTTAACTCAGACAGAGCGTGGGTATCCACCACCAGTAGAGCATATTGGACATCCGGATGTTATCAAACAAGAGATAG GTGTTCAACTTGAAGGCGTTCGCTCATCTACACCCGTTAACTACCCATGGAAGAAATCAAGTTACTTTAAAGATTGGAAGAATACACTAAGGGATGTTGATATTGATCTTGATGAGTTCAAACCG GATTTGGCAAATTTACAAGTAATTGGTCGGAATAACTCTATGTTGATGGCAGAAAACGAATATCGAGAATCACTTCAAGAGAGCTCCCTTCCAGAATATATACCTGAAAATGAGGAAAATAT TGACCCATTGGCCGGACAACCAGATATTGAACAACCATTTATCGGACCATCTCTACAGTTCAACGATTTCACAGCACGCTGGGGTGGTGACAGCCATAGCATGAAGGGAAAGCTTGCTAACTCAGCGAGGGTGACGTTTGAAGCATTTGCAGGTGTTCGCAATACCTCACACCTGTATCTTGTAAATGATGGTACTACCACGATCTATTATAATTGGAag AAAATTCCAAAAATAAATCCATTTGAGGGTTGTGCAACGCCAAAAACACAGCGGTTCTACTTCAACACAAGTAGTGGCGTGCTTCTGCCCGGAGACAGCCTCAAGTTTCCATTTGTCTTCAAGTCACCAAACTCTGGCATCTTTACTGAGAAATGGCATCTGGAGACCAAACCTGTAGTCTGCAATGGTGCTGATCTGGAAGTGGTACTCCGAGGAGTTGCTCTAAAGGAGGATAAAAACAAGAAAGCTAGAAATGAACTTGAG atGGAGCTACTACACAAGCAAGCCGTGGCAAATATTCGCATGATTGTTGACGAAATTATAGCAGGTGTTCGCACCCCTGACAGAGCACGGTCTCCGGTGGATGCTTACATTACTGATGAAGAAGTGTTTGAAAGACAAAACCCAGGG ATGCATTTCTCAAATGATGTCATCAACCAGTTAAAAGAAGTATACCTGGAGCAGTTTCCTGAGGAAGAAAAAGAGGGAGTGAGTTGGGATCTTTCAGTGTCCAATATGAAGAAGGAATTAATGGCTTTAGAAGATGAAGATCTCAGAGAAGAACTACTAAATAAGATGAACATGGCTGTTTCTTCTTTGTACTTTCCTCCCTTTACTCCAGCACAATCAAAGATGTACACAGTAGG ATATAATGTGCTCAGTGAGGTAATGGATAAAATGGTGACACATGCAATGATCCTTAGGAATATGTTAGGCATGCCAGAGAAAGAAGAAACCATGCCAGAGACAGACCAGA TTCTTGCAGCAAACGAGAATCTACGTGGCTTAG TGAAGGATAAGA gagaaaagaagaaaaagaaagacaaCAAAGAGGAGGACAAAAAAGATGGAAAGAAAGACAATAAAAAGGGAAAAGGGAAAGAAAAAGAG GATAAAGAGCGACCCAAAAGTAAGAACAAAGCGAAATCAAGAATGGCCGCAAGCCCCACTCCAACAAGAGAGAAGAAAACAACAGTCATAAAAGCACCACCGTTACCAAAAGACATGAACCCAGTCAGCTGTGGAGACCCAGTACTAGATACAAAGTTTAGGTCTAAGCTTTATATACAG GTGTATGGTCTTCTTGGTGACATGATGGAGAATATGGTGGGGATGTTTGAGGACATCAAAATGGAGGAAGATCAGATTATTATGAATGCATTGTCATAG